A segment of the Streptomyces diastaticus subsp. diastaticus genome:
CACGACCGCCCCGGCCCCCGCGGCGTGCTTGTGGACGTTGGTCAGCGCCTCCTGCACCACCCGGTACGCGGTCTGCTCGACCTCCGGCGCGTACGCCCGCTCCTCACCCTGCACCGACAGCTCGACGCTCATCCCGGCGGCCCGGGAGTGGCCGAGCAGTTCCTCCAGCTCGGCCAGCGAGGGGCCGTCCTCGGCGGCGCCCGCCCGGGTCGCGGCCGCGGCCGCGGCCACACCGACGGCCGCGAGCGGCACGACCGCGCGCACCGAGCCGCCGAGCGCCTCCCCGGCGCGCAGCACGCCGAGCATCTCCCGCAGCTCGGTGAGGGCCTGGCGGCCCATGTCGCCGACGAGTGCCGCGTTCTTCACCGCCTTCTGCGGGTCCTTGAGCGCGACCGCCTGCACGGCCGCGGCGTGCACCACCATGAGGCTGACCCGGTGGGCCACCACGTCGTGCATCTCGCGGGCGATCCGGGTCCGCTCCTCGCCGCGCGCCCAGTCGGCGCGTTCCTCGGCCCGTTCGGCCAGGAGCTGCAACTCGGTCTCCAGGCTGTCCGCCCTGTCCCTGAGGCTCTCCATCAGCCGGCGCCGCGCTCCCACGTACAGCCCGAGCAGCACGGGGGGCGCGGTCATCGCCACCGAGGCCAGGACGGACATCAGCGGGACGAACCAGGTGTCGATACGGGTGCCGGACATGCCCCCGCCGACGCCCTGGTGGGTCCGCATCAGCGTGACGATCAGGGTGGCGGCCAGGGACATCCCCGTGGTCACCCCGATGATGCGGCGCGGCACCTGCGAGGCGGCCAGGGTGTAGAGGCCGACCGTCGCCAGCAGGAACCCCATCTCGGCCGGCGTGACCGCGATGGCGACCAGCACCACCGCCACCGGCCACCGCCGCCGCACCACCAGCACGGCTCCGGCGACGACGCCGAGCAACACCCCGATCCCCGCCGGGAGCCCGGCGCCCTCGGCGAACGGCACGCCCTCCACAGCGCATTCCAGGGCCGACCCCAGGGCCAGCCCCACGTCCAGGACGGCGCTTCGCCGCCGCTCCCACCACCACGGCCCCCCGGCCGCGCGGTGCTCTTCCCCCGTCGTGGTCATACGCCCCAGCGTACGGGTGCGGCCTGCGACAATTCCGGCGAGTACGGCGTCCCGCGCCGGACTCCCGCCGTCCCGGCCCCGGCGGCGGCCCGGCCGCCGGACCGGCCGGAGGGGCCCGTGCGTACCGGCGGGGGCGCCTGGCCGGGGTGGATCGTCGCGCCGAGGCGCGAGGTTGGGGCATAGTGGTGTCGCGCGGACAGGGGCCGATCATGGATGGGCCCCTCGCGCGGGCGTACCGTCCCGGGTCGTCTAATGGCAGGACAAATGGTTTTGGTCCATTGAATGAGGGTTCGATTCCTTCCCCGGGAGCACGTCGGCTCCTTCTCGGGAGCACCCAGCGGGTCCCGGCCGTGTCGGCCGGGACCCGCTGCGCGTTCCGGGGCGCCCGGGCTCCGCGGAGGCTCCCCGGTATCCTGCGGGTGACCATCACCCGAAGCCGAAGGGCACATCCGTGAGCGCCATCCGCCCGGCAGCCGTCATCGTCCTCGCAGCGGGTGAGGGCACCCGTATGAAGTCGGCCACTCCCAAGGTCCTGCACGAGATCTCCGGCCGTTCGCTGGTGGGCCACGTGCTCACCGCCGCCCATGAGCTGGACCCGGCCGAGCTGGTCGTCGTCGTCGGCCACGCCCGCGAGCGGGTCACCGCCCATCTCGCCGAGGCGCACCCCGGCGTCCGCACCGCCCACCAGCAGGAGCAGAACGGCACCGGCCACGCCGTCCGTACCGCCCTCGCCGAGCTGGGCGGCTCCGTCGACGGCACCGTGGTCGTCGTCTGCGGCGACACCCCGCTGCTGACCGGCGCCACGCTGGCCGCGCTGGCCGAGGGCCACGCCAAGGACGGCAACGCCGTCACCGTGCTGACCGCCGAGGTCCCCGACGCCACCGGGTACGGCCGGATCATCCGGGACACGCAGGGCGCGGTCACCGCGATCGTCGAGCACAAGGACGCCACCGCCGAGCAGCGCTCCGTACGCGAGATCAACTCCGGCGTCTTCGCCTTCGACGGCCGCCTGCTCGCCGAGGCGCTGGCCGCCGTGCGCACCGACAACAGCCAGGGCGAGGAGTACCTCACCGACGTCCTCGGCATCCTGCGCGGCGCGGGCCACCGGGTGGGCGCCTCGCTCGCCGCCGACCACCGCGAGATCGCCGGCATCAACAACCGCGTCCAGCTCGCCGCCGCCCGCCGCGTCCTCAACGACCGCCTGCTGGAGCGCGCCATGCTGGCCGGCGTCACGGTGGTCGACCCGGCCTCCACCTGGATCGACGCGACGGTCACTTTCGGCCAGGACGCCCTGGTCCACCCCGGCACCCAGTTGCTGGGCACCACGCACGTCGCCGAGGGCGCGGAGGTCGGCCCGAACACCCGGCTGACCGACACCGCGGTCGGCGAGGGCGCCCGGGTCGACAACACGGTCGCCCTCGGAGCGGAGATCGGACCGGAGGCCAGTGTCGGCCCGTTCGCCTACCTGCGCCCCGGCACCCGCCTGGCCCGGTCCGCGAAGGCGGGCACGTACGTCGAGATGAAGAACGCCACGATCGGCGAGGGCACCAAGGTCCCGCACCTGAGCTACGTGGGCGACGCCACCATCGGCGACCACAGCAACATCGGCGCCGCCAGCGTCTTCGTCAACTACGACGGCGTGAACAAGCACCACACCACGATCGGCAGCCACTGCCGCACCGGATCGGACAACATGTTTGTGGCACCGGTCACGCTCGGGGACGGCGTCTACACCGCCGCCGGGTCCGTGATCACGAAGGACGTGCCGTCCGGCGCTCTGGCCGTGGCCCGGGGCCAGCAAAGGAATATCGACGGCTGGGTGGCCCGCAAGCGGCCCGGCAGCGCCGCCGCGAAGGCCGCGGAGAGCGGCGCCGAGGAGACTCCGGCCGAAAGCTGACCGGAAACGGCCGCGCCTGACACGGCGTACCGTGATAGATGCACGCGATTTGGCTGGCTCGCAGTTCCGAGGTCTGGCACGTCAGGGGTGTCCGGACCGGGGCGGGTGCAGCGGCGGAAGATTCGTCTGAGGAGACAAGTGCTGTGACCGGGATCAAGACGACCGGCGAGAAGAAGCTGATGCTCTTCTCCGGCCGCGCCCACCCCGAGCTTGCCGAGGAGGTCGCCCACCAGCTGGGGGTCGGTCTCGTACCGACCAAGGCATTCGATTTCGCCAACGGCGAGATCTACGTGCGGTTCCAGGAGTCCGCGCGCGGCGCGGACTGCTTCCTGATGCAGAGCCACACCGCCCCGATCAACAAGTGGATCATGGAACAGCTGATCATGATCGACGCTCTGAAGCGGGCCTCCGCGCGGAGCATCACCGTGATCGTCCCGTTCTACGGCTATGCCCGCCAGGACAAGAAGCACCGCGGCCGCGAGCCCATCTCGGCCCGCCTCATCGCGGACCTGCTGAAGACGGCGGGTGCCGACCGCATCCTCACCGTCGACCTGCACACCGACCAGATCCAGGGCTTCTTCAACGGCCCCGTCGACCACCTCTTCGCCCTCCCGATCCTGGCGGACTACGTGGGCACCAAGGTCGACCGCTCCAAGCTCACCATCGTCTCCCCCGACGCCGGCCGTGTCCGCGTGGCCGACCGCTGGTGCGACCGCCTCGGCGCCCCGCTGGCCATCGTCCACAAGCGGCGCGACAAGGACGTGGCCAACCAGGTCACCGTCCACGAGGTCGTCGGTGACGTCGAGGGCCGCGTCTGCGTCCTGGTCGACGACATGATCGACACCGGCGGCACCATCTGCGCCGCCGCCGACGCCCTCTACGCCCACGGCGCCGAGGAAGTCATCGTCACCGCCACCCACGGCGTCCTCTCCGGCCCCGCCGCCGACCGCCTGAAGAACTCCAAGGTCAGCGAGTTCGTCCTCACCAACACCCTCCCCACCCCCAACGAACTGGAGCTGGACAAGGTCACCGTCCTCTCCATCGCCCCCCTGATCGCCCGCGCGGTCCGCGAGGTCTTCGAGGACGGCTCGGTCACCAGCCTGTTCGAGGAGGAGTAACCACTCCCCGTACGGAGCCACCCGCCCGGCAGACCGGGGGAGACTCCGCAGGAACGCTTTTGCGACGCAAGGCCCGGCACCCTTCCAGGTCCGGGCCTTGCGCCTACCCGGCCGGCCCCGCTGCCAGGACGGCCCCGTGGACCACGTGGAACGCGCCAGGACCGAGACCGTCGCCCACTACCGGGCCCTCGACGAACACGCCGCCTTCCGGCAGCACTTCCGCCACGCCGACGAGGACGGCAACCTCTGGTACTTCGAGGCCGTCCCCGACCGCGGCGAACTGGTCGTCGTCAGGCAAGCCGAACTGACCCCGTCCGGCCGACTCCTCCGCTACGACTGGCGACACCTGGAGGACGAACACGGCTTCCTGACGGACCAGCCGATCGACCTCGCCGAGGACCCGGTCGAGGTCATCGCGGCGGAGGAGTTCCGGCGGGTGTGGGCGGGGTGAGCGTGCCGCGCTCCGGGCACCGGTCCGCCACCCCGCTGAAGGGGCCGCCGGAGACGGCCACCGCCTGGCAGGCACCCCGGAGCGGGGCACGGGCCCCTGATCCGTGCGGCCACCGCCCCGCGCCCCGGGCTCGCCGACAGCCTCAGAGCTGCCGCTTGGCCTCCCTCACCGGCCCGGCTGTCCCGTCCCTGGTGCGCTCCCGCCGCCCGTCCAGATCCTCCCGGTCCCGCGCCCTGTGCACCTCGGAGACCTCGTCCGGCAGGCGGGAGCCCGTGCGCCCCAGTCCCTCGTCCGCGGTCAGCGTCTGGACGCGGAAAGGAGCCTCCTGGGCGCGGGTGCGGAGGTCGTAGCCGCGGATGCGGACCGCGTCGGGGTCTTCCGGGGCGGGACTCGTGACGGCGGAACCAGAGGTGGATGAGGCAGCGGCGGTGGTCGACGAGGCGCCGGCGTAGGTGACGTAGGCGTCGAGGCGTTCCTGGCGGAGTTTTTCGTCGCGGGTGAAGCGGTGGCCGCGTTCGGCGGTGCCGCGCTGGGTGGCGGCGGAGCCGAGGAGCGTTCCCAGGACGGCTGTCGCGCCGGCGCGACGGATTCCACCCGGTACGGGATCACAGGCGCGGCCGCTTGTCTCCGGTGCGGGCGCGGTCCGCCGTCATCACGGCGCCGGGTGATCGATTTCCGCCGGTTCCCCGCCCCCGGGTACACTCCCCCTGTTGCTCGGCGAGGGACGCCAGCCCGGTTCTCCGGCTCGTGGTCCGTTATCGACGCGCTCTTCGTAGCAGGCCGGTCGTGTCAGTCGTGGCCGAGTGACCACCACCGTCGTACCGCTACACGAGGAGTGCACATGGCTGACGTCAACATCACCGCCGAGACCCGCACCGAGTTCGGCAAGGGTGCGGCCCGCCGCATCCGTCGCGATGCCAAGGTTCCCGGCGTGGTCTACGGCCACGGCGCCGAGCCCGCGCACGTGGTCCTGCCCGGTCACCAGCTGATGATGGCCCTGAAGACCTCCAACGTCCTGATCGCCCTCGAGGTCGACGGCGAGACCGAGCTGGTCATCCCGAAGGCCGTGCAGCGTGACCCGCTGAAGGGCTTCCTGGTCCACATCGACCTGCTCACCGTCAAGCGCGGCGAGAAGGTCCAGGTCGAGATCCCGATCCAGGCCGAGGGCGACCTGGCCCCCGGTGCCAACCTGCTGGAGTACGTCCTCTCCGCTCTGCCGGTCACCGCCGAGGCCACCAGCATCCCCGACTTCCTGACCGTCTCCATCGCCGGTCTGGACGCGGGCGACGCCATCCTGGCCAAGGACATCACGCTGGCCGAGGGTGTCGCCCTGGACGTCGAGGACGACACCGTCGTCCTCCAGGTCCTGGCCGCGCAGGCCGAGGAGGCCCCGGCCGAGGGCGAGGAGGGCGCCGAGGCCTGACCGGTCCCGGCCCCGCAGTAGCTCCGCAGTACCGAACCGCCGTCCCGCGCGACGCCTCGCGCCGGGACGGCGGTTCGCTGTCGGGCACCGCGCACCGGTGCCCGTACGTGCACACGTACCTACGCTTCCCGCTCCCTCCCCCGCTCCGAGGAGAACGTCAGTGACGGACGACAGCCCCTGGCTCGTGGTGGGCCTCGGCAACCCGGGCCCCGAGTACACGGCCAACCGCCACAACGTCGGCTTCATGGTCGCCGACCTGCTCGCCGCCCGGGCGGGCGGCAAGTTCAAGGCGCACAAGGCGCGCGCCCAGGTGCTGGAGGCACGGATCGGCGCCCCCGGGCCGGGCGGCAGGCGGATCGTGCTCGCCAAGCCGCAGTCGTACATGAACCTCTCCGGCGGGCCGGTGACCGCGCTGCGGGACTTCTACAAGGTGCCCACCGAGCGGATCGTCGCCGTCCACGACGAGCTGGACATCGACTACGGGGCGCTGCGCCTGAAGCTCGGCGGCGGCGACAACGGGCACAACGGCCTCAAGTCCATGACCAAGTCGCTCGGCCCCGACTACCACCGGGTGCGGTTCGGCATCGGCCGGCCACCCGGCCGCATGCAGGTCGCCGACTTCGTGCTGAAGGACTTCTCGTCCACGGAGCGCAAGGAACTGGACTACTTCGTGGACCGCGCCGCCGACGCCGTCGAGGCGCTGGTGGTGGCGGGCCTGGAGCGGGCGCAGAGCTCGTACAACACGTAGCCGTCCCCGCGCGGCCGTCCCCGCGCGGCCGCGCGGACGCCTGTCCCGTACCTCCCCGGTCGTCACCGAACGTCCACAGGGACGAAGGTTGGCCGGAAGATTGACCGGCCCCGGGGCTACGGCCCAGTATCCCGCCATGCCCTCGTCAGCCAAGGCCGCGTCCTCGAAGAACCCCCGGCGCAGCCGCACGCGCCGCGCCGGGGAGAGCGCCTACGGGCTGCTGCTGCTCGGCGGGCGGGCCCTGATGGGGCTCCTCGCCGTGCTGCTGCTGGTCGCGGGAGCCTGGGCCTCGTGGCCCGCAGCCCAGCACGTGATGTTCCCGCAGAGCCGCGAGCACGGCACGATGACCGTCGTGCGGTGCGGGGAGGAGCACTGCACCGGCCCGTTCGCCCCGGCCTCCGACAACGCCACGCGGCGCGGCAAGGTCAGCATCGAGCGCTCGGTCGCCGCCGACGAGGGCGCCGAACTCCCCGTCGTCGTCAAGCCCGGCACCACCGCCGTGGTCCGCTCCGGCTTCCCCGGCCTGCTGCACGCCTGGGTCCCCCTGGGCGGCGCCCTGCTGCTGGCCTCCGTGGTCGTCGCCGGGGGGATGCGGATGCGCCGCACGGCCTGGGGGCTGGCGGGCGCGGGGGCGCTGCTGCTGACGGGGGCGTTCCTGCTGCTGTGAGGGGCCGGGAGCCCCGGTGCGCG
Coding sequences within it:
- a CDS encoding sensor histidine kinase; the encoded protein is MTTTGEEHRAAGGPWWWERRRSAVLDVGLALGSALECAVEGVPFAEGAGLPAGIGVLLGVVAGAVLVVRRRWPVAVVLVAIAVTPAEMGFLLATVGLYTLAASQVPRRIIGVTTGMSLAATLIVTLMRTHQGVGGGMSGTRIDTWFVPLMSVLASVAMTAPPVLLGLYVGARRRLMESLRDRADSLETELQLLAERAEERADWARGEERTRIAREMHDVVAHRVSLMVVHAAAVQAVALKDPQKAVKNAALVGDMGRQALTELREMLGVLRAGEALGGSVRAVVPLAAVGVAAAAAATRAGAAEDGPSLAELEELLGHSRAAGMSVELSVQGEERAYAPEVEQTAYRVVQEALTNVHKHAAGAGAVVRLAHRGDEVAMQVENGPPPARDEAPALLPSGGNGLVGMRERVLALGGVFVSGETEAGGFRVSAVLPARPAVPAAREG
- the glmU gene encoding bifunctional UDP-N-acetylglucosamine diphosphorylase/glucosamine-1-phosphate N-acetyltransferase GlmU — protein: MSAIRPAAVIVLAAGEGTRMKSATPKVLHEISGRSLVGHVLTAAHELDPAELVVVVGHARERVTAHLAEAHPGVRTAHQQEQNGTGHAVRTALAELGGSVDGTVVVVCGDTPLLTGATLAALAEGHAKDGNAVTVLTAEVPDATGYGRIIRDTQGAVTAIVEHKDATAEQRSVREINSGVFAFDGRLLAEALAAVRTDNSQGEEYLTDVLGILRGAGHRVGASLAADHREIAGINNRVQLAAARRVLNDRLLERAMLAGVTVVDPASTWIDATVTFGQDALVHPGTQLLGTTHVAEGAEVGPNTRLTDTAVGEGARVDNTVALGAEIGPEASVGPFAYLRPGTRLARSAKAGTYVEMKNATIGEGTKVPHLSYVGDATIGDHSNIGAASVFVNYDGVNKHHTTIGSHCRTGSDNMFVAPVTLGDGVYTAAGSVITKDVPSGALAVARGQQRNIDGWVARKRPGSAAAKAAESGAEETPAES
- a CDS encoding 50S ribosomal protein L25/general stress protein Ctc — protein: MADVNITAETRTEFGKGAARRIRRDAKVPGVVYGHGAEPAHVVLPGHQLMMALKTSNVLIALEVDGETELVIPKAVQRDPLKGFLVHIDLLTVKRGEKVQVEIPIQAEGDLAPGANLLEYVLSALPVTAEATSIPDFLTVSIAGLDAGDAILAKDITLAEGVALDVEDDTVVLQVLAAQAEEAPAEGEEGAEA
- a CDS encoding ribose-phosphate diphosphokinase; this translates as MTGIKTTGEKKLMLFSGRAHPELAEEVAHQLGVGLVPTKAFDFANGEIYVRFQESARGADCFLMQSHTAPINKWIMEQLIMIDALKRASARSITVIVPFYGYARQDKKHRGREPISARLIADLLKTAGADRILTVDLHTDQIQGFFNGPVDHLFALPILADYVGTKVDRSKLTIVSPDAGRVRVADRWCDRLGAPLAIVHKRRDKDVANQVTVHEVVGDVEGRVCVLVDDMIDTGGTICAAADALYAHGAEEVIVTATHGVLSGPAADRLKNSKVSEFVLTNTLPTPNELELDKVTVLSIAPLIARAVREVFEDGSVTSLFEEE
- the pth gene encoding aminoacyl-tRNA hydrolase; this translates as MTDDSPWLVVGLGNPGPEYTANRHNVGFMVADLLAARAGGKFKAHKARAQVLEARIGAPGPGGRRIVLAKPQSYMNLSGGPVTALRDFYKVPTERIVAVHDELDIDYGALRLKLGGGDNGHNGLKSMTKSLGPDYHRVRFGIGRPPGRMQVADFVLKDFSSTERKELDYFVDRAADAVEALVVAGLERAQSSYNT